The bacterium genome includes the window CGCAAAAAAGTCCCAGATAGACGCAGTCACCCACCGCTACCCCCTCCCACCCCTCTCTGCGTACCTCACCCTGTTTGCGCAGCACCATGAGAAGACGGGGGAACCACTGGATTACCTCACGCAATCAGGTGGTACCCGGTCGTGGCTCTTTGGTGTCATTGACCCGAGTACAGCGTCCGGCTTGCCGTGCGTGAGTGCGAGCGGGCACTCGGCTGAGCTGAGCTTGGATCTCCATCGCCCTAGGAATGCGGATGGGACTTCGCGGCTGCGGTTCGCGTGTTGAGCCCTCGTGTAGATTTTATTTTTGGATTTTGGTTTTGGTTTTCCGCCAGCAACCGTGTCATTGCGAGGGAGTCCGCGACTTTCTGTCATTGCGAGGAGTCCCCGACGCGGCAATCCCGGTCATACTAGCACAAAGGTGAAAGCCATGTACTCTCTATGACCCAGATTGCCACGCCTCCCGGATTCGGCTCGCAATGACACTCCTTCGCAGAGGTTACACATGGACTCGTGCCTCGCAATGACATGGGGGGTGACAGTTTTCGTATGGCAAACGACAGTACAAAAGCAGAGCGGCGTGCAGAAGAACGCCGAAAAAAACAGCACGGTCCCGTCGGCGGAACCGTAGCCGGACAGGCCGCGCGCATGCGTGCGGCGAAGGGGTATGCGGGGAGCGCCAAGAAGTTTGTTCGGAAACGTTCATCGTCCTGAGGTGGGCGGCGTTGCAAGAGATGACCCCGACCCGCAATGCGGGTCGGGGTCGTTCGCGCCCTTCAGATGATGCAGGCGATGGTGCTGACGATACCGTTCTCGTCGGGAGTCGGGTACTCGCTGCTGCAACCACCCGTGATGATCTCGAGCATGGTCACTCCTTCCTCATTTTTTCCAAAAGGTGCTACTCCTGCTACACTACCATCCATGTATGCAGCACGTCAAACCAACGGTGGTCGTGATTGTTGGCGCAACGGGATCCGGGAAATCCGATCTCGCGGTTGCGCTCGCGCGGGAGTTTGGCGGCGAGATCATCTGCGCGGACTCGCGGACGATCTACCGTGAGATGGATATTGGGACGGCGAAGCTGACAGAGAGCAACCCACCCCCTCCAGCTCCCCCTCACCACCTCCTGGACATCCGTAACCCTGATGAGCGGTACTCGGTGGCGGAGTTCAAGGAGGACGCGGAGCGGTGCATCCGAGACATCGCGGCGCGGGGGAAGGTGCCGATCGTTGTGGGCGGGACTATGCTCTACATCCGTGCGCTCGTGGACAATTTTGATTGCGCGCGTGTGGCGGCGGATCCAAAACGGCGCGAGGAGCTTGCGGCGATGTCGCTTGAACAGCTCCGTGAGGTGCTCCATGCGCGGGACCCCCATGCGGCCGCCGTCGTGGACGTTGTGAACAAGCGTCGGGTGATCCGCGCGATTGAGACCGTTGAGCAGACGGGCGCACCGCTCGCACAGGCGCGCGGAGTAGGGGAGCCAATGTTTGACTTCGTACAGATCGGACTCGCGGTTGATCGTACGATCCTGCGGGAGCGTATCGCACAGCGGACGCGCGCAATGTTCGAGCGGGGCGTCGTGGATGAGGTGCGCGGTCTCGTGGATCGGTACGGTGCGGATACCGAGTCGCTCCGCGGCGTCGTCTACCGACAGGTCTCGGCATGGCTGGCACAGCCCTCGGGGGAGCGCGATACCCAGGAGGCGCTCGCGCAGCGTATCAACAGCGCGCTCTACTCCTATGCGCGTCGGCAGCTCACCTGGTTTGGGAAGGACGCGCGCATCCGGTGGTGCAATGATGCCGATGCCGCGCGTGCAGTGGTCGCATCTGCAATACGCGAGAGCGCAGCGCTCCGATGATGAGAAGAACCCCCGCACGTGTGGTGCGGGGGTTCTCGTTCTGGCGGGATGGGGCACTACGCGGCACGCGTCGCGTTGCTGACGATGACGAGCTTCGGTCGCGACGCGCGATGGCGCTCGACTTGCTGGTCAATGAATCCGAGCGCGCGTGCGATTCGCGTCGCCACGAGCTGGTCGAGCGCCCCGAAATGACGGGGATGGGTTGCTCGGATACGATCGGTCCATGCATCGAAGATGCCGCGGAGATCGTCCCCGAGATACAGCGGGGCACGCACGTCATCCACGACCGCAGCGACCTTCGGCCGCAGCTGGATGAGCTCCACCTGGAACGCGAACCAGCACGTGACGTCGTGTCCAACCGCTCCTTTCGCCTGTGAGCACTTCCTACACGGTTGTGGCTCTTGAGCCATGGTTTTTCTCCTGTGCGGTGGGTCCGTTTTTGGACCGTTCAGCATCCACGCCGAACAATAAATCCTAGCAGAAAGCAGTAGTTTTGTCAATCGAATATTCATTTTTTGTCTGTGTTGAGCCAAAATGAATAGCACCGACCTCTGTCCTCCATCATTTCGACCGAAGCGAGTCCGCAATCCTCCCCCTTCCGTCATTTCGACCGACTGAGTCCTCGAGGGAGTGGAGAAATCTCATCCAACAGTACAAGCAACATCCTACTGCTCAACGAGATTTCTCCACTCGCGGACTCGGTCGAAATGACGGGGTTTTTTTGGGTTCGGTCGGTCGAAATGACGAGAGAGGGCTGTGAGGATGCAGCTGCGAGGGGGTCAACCCCAAGGATAGAGAACAGCACCGACTTTTGTCGGTGCTGTTCTCGACGATCGTTCGTGCTACCGGAGACGTTCCTCCAGGAGTTCCTTGACCACCGCTGGATCCGCGGTGCCCTTGGTGGCCTTCATGACCTGTCCGAGGAGGAACTGGATCGCGTTGATTTTGCCGGATTTGTAGTCTGCGACGGATGCGGGGTTTTCGGCGATGGCGGCATCTACTGCGGAGGCGAGTGCGTCCGTGTCGGAGACCTGTGCGGTGCCCATCTCTTCGAGGAGCGTGTGCGGTTCGCCGCCGACGACGATCATCTGTTCGAGTATCTGTGTAGCGATCGTGGAGTTCACGCGGCGCGTGAGGAAGAGCTGGAGGAGCTCTGCGAAATTCTCCGGTGTCACC containing:
- the miaA gene encoding tRNA (adenosine(37)-N6)-dimethylallyltransferase MiaA, producing the protein MQHVKPTVVVIVGATGSGKSDLAVALAREFGGEIICADSRTIYREMDIGTAKLTESNPPPPAPPHHLLDIRNPDERYSVAEFKEDAERCIRDIAARGKVPIVVGGTMLYIRALVDNFDCARVAADPKRREELAAMSLEQLREVLHARDPHAAAVVDVVNKRRVIRAIETVEQTGAPLAQARGVGEPMFDFVQIGLAVDRTILRERIAQRTRAMFERGVVDEVRGLVDRYGADTESLRGVVYRQVSAWLAQPSGERDTQEALAQRINSALYSYARRQLTWFGKDARIRWCNDADAARAVVASAIRESAALR